From Epinephelus lanceolatus isolate andai-2023 chromosome 5, ASM4190304v1, whole genome shotgun sequence, the proteins below share one genomic window:
- the LOC144463557 gene encoding uncharacterized protein LOC144463557 gives MSILIIIAILTIHIIVPTINVIVILIAIVVIITPIIIVILISIILITLMVFNIIPITIIILITLMVINIIPITIIILTIIILNNFMFINITPIIIIILINVPIITLMAINKV, from the coding sequence ATGagcatcctcatcatcatcgccATTCTCACTATCCACATCATCGTCCCCACGATCAACGTCATCGTCATCCTCATCGCAATCGTCGTCATCATCACCcccatcatcatcgtcatcctcATCAGCATAATCCTCATCACCCTCATGGTCTTCAACATCATCCCAattaccatcatcatcctcatcaccctcatGGTCATAAACATTATCCCAATCACCATCATTATCCTCACCATCATAATCCTAAACAACTTCATGTTCATAAACATCACcccaatcatcatcatcatcctcatcaacgTCCCCATCATCACCCTCATGGCAATCAACAAGGTTTGA